The nucleotide window GCACACTAAAAATGTTAGGGACTGGAAGGAGatctttgatttctttgttgatgATCAAACTCTGGTTCCAGCCTCTTCTGAACCAGATGATCAAGAGGTAATTACCTTGATTAATCAGTGGCCAGAATCCCCTCCTGGTTTCAGGTAACTCTTGATCCCTCTTGGGTTTTGTTTCAAAAAGTTAATAGGCATTGTCAAAGCTTATTCCAATACATTTTATCGTACACTACATGAACCCAATAGAGAGAAATTAGTTGGAATCTGCAGAAAAAAATACAGTCTAATGCTATGTTTGTGTATGAATTTCTTGAATTGATGATTGAGATGAGTAGGGAGGTGTGCAAAGAGTATGCTAGAGAAGTGGAGGAATTAGGACACAAGGTGATGGAGCTCATATGTTTGAGCTTGGGGTTGCCTGCGGACCGGTGTCGTGGCTACTTCACAGACCAAACCAGTGTTTTTAGGCTGAATTACTTTCCTCCATGCCCTGTTCCACACCTAGCTCTTGGTGTTGGTCCACACAAGGATGCCAGTGTCTTCACTGTCCTCACTCCAGATGATAGTGTGGGAGGCCTAGAGGTTAAGCGCAAATCCGATGGGGAATGGGTTCGAGTTCAACCAATCCCAGAAGCTTTCATCATCAATCTTGGTGATATTTTTCAGGTAATGTAACTAGTTGTCCTTTGAACTGTGTGGAGTCAGTCAATTTTCTTCTGCTGAGTTTACTCTGCTATGAACTAAGTTATGTCCAATGTGGAATGCTGCAGGTATGGAGCAATGATGCATATGAGAGTGTAATGCATAGGGTGGTGGTGAACTCTGTGAAGGAAAGGGTTTCAAtgccattcttct belongs to Tripterygium wilfordii isolate XIE 37 chromosome 2, ASM1340144v1, whole genome shotgun sequence and includes:
- the LOC120005699 gene encoding probable 2-oxoglutarate-dependent dioxygenase At5g05600 translates to MGDVDPAFIQDPEFRPKLEFINEAEGIPVINLSDDSKQIVLEIGEASKNWGFFQVINHGVPLELRQRIEKVSKEFFHQPLEEKRKVKRNDSSPVGYHESEHTKNVRDWKEIFDFFVDDQTLVPASSEPDDQEVITLINQWPESPPGFREVCKEYAREVEELGHKVMELICLSLGLPADRCRGYFTDQTSVFRLNYFPPCPVPHLALGVGPHKDASVFTVLTPDDSVGGLEVKRKSDGEWVRVQPIPEAFIINLGDIFQVWSNDAYESVMHRVVVNSVKERVSMPFFFFPSHYVLVKPLDELVNELNPAKYKGHNWGKFFASRNLSNYKKLPKENLLIHHYKVSE